The nucleotide sequence TCTTGAGCGAACCTTTACAAGATTTATCGGTCTCAAGAACCTCATTCAAATGGGGCATTCCAACCTTCGATCCTAAACACGTGACTTACGTTTGGATTGATGCCTTAACCAACTATATCAGCGGGTTGGATTTGGACGCGTCTTTAACCCCATCCGAGAAGTTTAAAAAGTATTGGCCAGCCGATATACATTTAATTGGTAAAGATATTTTAAGATTCCATACCATCTATTGGCCAATCATGTTGATGGCTTTGGGTCTAGAACTCCCTAAAACCGTCTTTGGTCACCCATGGGTCTTAATCGATAAATCCAAGATGAGCAAGTCTTTAGGCAACACATTGTATGTCGATGACATCTTAAAATTCTTTAAGAAAGACACACTCAGATATTATGTCTTACATGAGATTCCATTCGCAGCCGATGGTAACTTAACCTATGAACTGCTCATTGAACGTAACAACACAGACTTAGCCAACACCCTTGGTAACTTAGTCAACCGTACGATTGGTATGGCTAATAAATACCGTGGTGGCGTTATTAAGAAAGCGAACACGCAAAAAACTTATGAGGTTTCATTGGTGGATGCGACAGCGCACCTCTTAGATCAAGTCCGCGCTAAAATGGATGAATACCGTGTCGCTGACGCGATTGAAGAAATCATGAAAGTACTTCGACAAGCCAACAAGTTTATCGATGTAACAGAACCATGGAAACTCTTTAAAGACGAAACCGCACAAGCAGAACTCGATGGTGTCTTGTATGAATTATTGGAAACCATTCGTATCACTGCCGTGGTTTTACGTGCCTTCATCCCAGATACTGCAAATGAAATTTTAAGACAAATTAATACAACCAACCATACCTTTGAATCCATCACCACATTTGGTGGCTTTGAAGATGGTGTTAAGCTCAATCCACCTGTGGTGTTATTCGAACGTTATAACCCACAAGAGAAACTTGAAGAAATCTTAAAAGGATAACCATGAGCAACCTATTTAAGAATAACGAAAAACTCTTTCTTGAATTACGTGCTTTGTTCGCTGTGACCTTCTTTACCATCATCTATGGTATCGGGGTAAGCTGGTTTCTAGAAGCCGCAGCAGAACCGCTTTATACTGGGGGTATTCCTGGGATTGGCCAGTTGACTCGTAACGTGTTGAATTCACATTTCGGGCTCAATTTAGGCAATAGTTTCTTAGGGATATTTATCATGTTGGGTAACATCCCAATCCTGATTTTGGGTTGGTTTGGTGTTTCCAAACGATTTACCATTTACTCCATCATCTCTGTCGTGATCCAATCGACCATCTTAGGGTTTATTCCGGTGGTTAATATGGGGATTTCAGATACATTCGTGCTCGCTGTTATGGGTGGGCTATTGATTGGTGTTGGTGTCGGTGGCGCATTGAAATATGGCACATCAACCGGTGGGCTAGATATCATTGCACAATATTATTCGTTACGTCATGGCACTTCAGTCGGATTCATATCTTTAGTGCTCAATGTCGGCATCGCCTTGGTCGGTGCATTCGTCTTTGGTAGTGCGAGTGTCGCAGCATTCACCATCATTCGTATCATTGTTTCGACGATTGTCACAGATAAATTACATACAGCGTATAACTTTATGAAAGTTGAAATCATCACAGAATCGCCAGCACAACTCACGCAATTGATCTTAGAGAAAGTTTATCGTGGGGTTACATTGGCGAAAGTGGAAGGGGCTTATTCTCACAAAGAAAAGACCATGGTCATCGTCGTGATTTCGTCTTATGAGTTGACTCAAATCAGAAAATTAGTGAAAGATTTTGATCCAAAAGCCTTTATGATTACCCAACCGGTAAAAACCATACAAGGTAACTTTGCAAGAAAAACCATCGTATAAGTGGTGTTATTTTGAATCAAAACGGTGCAGTTGAAATTACTACATATTATGGTTGACAATTACCACTACTTATAGTAAGATTTATACGGTACGTTTTAAAAAAGCCCAAAATAGCCCTTATTACAACCACAATAAGGAGGAGAATTACAATGATGAAAACAACAACAATGCCCAACCCGGCGAACATCCAAAGAAAATGGTATGTCGTTGACGCGGATGGTGCAACCCTTGGTCGCTTAGCGACTCAAGTAGCAGCAATTTTAAAAGGTAAGAATAACCCATACTACGCTCCTCACGTAGACACTGGCGATAACGTTATCATTATTAATGCTGAAAAAATTCAATTAACAGGGAAGAAATGGACTGGTAAAGTCTATTATTCACACAGTGATTATGCTGGTAGCTTAAAGACAACCATGGCTAAAGATGTTATGGCTAAGTTCCCAACCAGAATGGTAGAAAAAGCAGTAGAAGGTATGTTACCGCACAACCGTTTAGGTAAGCAAATGTTTAAGAAATTATACGTTTATGCTGGTAGCGAACATCCACATGTTGCTCAACAACCAGTTAAGTTGGAGGTATTATAATCATGGCAAAAGCGGTTCAATATTTAGGCACAGGACGTCGTAAGAGTTCAGTTGCAAGAGTTATCCTAACAAGTGGTACTGGTAAGTTCGTCGTAAATGACAGACCATTCGAAGAATATATCCCTTCAGCAGCAACCCGTCTTGACGTTTTACAACCATTAGCAATTACCGAATCAGAAGGTCGTTTCGACGTTTCTGTTAACGTATATGGCGGCGGTTTAACCGGCCAAGCTGGTGCAATCCGTTTGGGTATCACCAGAGCATTGATGGAAATCAATCCTGACTTGAGAGCAACCTTAAAACCTGCTGGACTAGTCACCAGAGATCCACGTGCTAAAGAACGTAAAAAATACGGTCTTAAGAAAGCTCGTAGAGCATCACAATTCTCAAAACGTTAATTTTTATGGGCAATCTTCGGATTGCCCTTTTTTTTCTTGTAAGAAAACACCATATATCGTATAATGATATATGCGAAAGAGGGTTTTTGTATGAATAAAGTACGTGTTAGATACGCACCAAGTCCTACCGGGCTACTACATATAGGTAACGCTAGAACAGCGATTTTTAACTATTTGTTTGCGAGAAGCCATGGGGGCGATTTTTTAATTCGAATTGAAGATACTGACGTGAAGAGAAATGTCATTGGCGGTGAAGCATCACAACTAGACAACCTAAGATGGTTGGGCTTAGATTGGGATGAGTCTCCTGATAAAGGTGGCCCTTATGGTCCATACAGACAACTTGAACGTTTGGATTTATATAAAGAGTACGCAGAAAAACTATTAGACATGGGTATGGCTTACAAAGAATACAAAGAAGGTTCTAGCAAATACGCCATTCGTTTCAAAGTCCCAGCAGATAAAGAATATGTCTTTAATGACATGGTCAGAGGGACATTGAGATTCCAATCCAAAGAAGTAGAAGATTGGATCATGATTAAAGACAACGGCATTCCTACCTACAATTTCGCTGTGGTTATCGATGACCACTTTATGAAGATTACCCACATTTTAAGAGGGGAAGAACACATTACCAATACCCCAAAACAAATGATGGTGTATGAAGCATTTGGTTGGGAAATTCCGACGTTTGGTCACATGACCATCATCGTGAATGAGAAGAAAAAGAAATTGTCCAAACGTGACCAATCGATTGTTCAATTCATCTCTCAATACCGTGAACTCGGTTATTTACCAGAAGCGATGATGAACTTCATCGCACTTCTTGGATGGAGCCCTGCAGTTAACCAAGAAATCTTATCCAAAGAAGAAATCATCCATCATTTTGATTCTTCTAGACTATCGAAAGCACCTGCCATGTTTGATGTGGTAAAACTCGCCTATATCAACAAAGAATATGTGAAGAAAATGTCTCATGAAGCGTTCGTTGAATTGTGTAAACCACACCTAGAAAAAGCAGGCATTGATGTGTCAAATCCAGTTTGGGTATCCGATCTTTGCAGTCTATTGCACGAAAGAACGGCTTACGGCGCACAAATCGTCGAATTACATAACGAATTTTTCCATGGTTCATTTGAATATGAAACAGAAGCGCTTGACTTCTTAAAATCAGAAGACACCTTACCAGTCATCAAAGCATTCAGACGCCAATTATCCATGAGCAGCTTCAACGCAGATGACATCAAAGAATCGATTAAAGATGTGGGCAAACGTTTAAATGTCAAAGGCAAATCCTTGTTTATGCCTTGTAGAATCGCGACCACAGGCGCGATGCATGGACCAGATTTACCTAAATCCTTATCCCTTTTAGGTAAAGAAGTCGCGTTGAGCCGTATCGACAAAACTATAGAAAAATTGGAGAATAAAGCATGAAAAAATTTCTGACATTAATCGCATTTGTTCTAACTTTAGTTTTACTAGCCGGTTGTAATGCCAAATCAGACGTGAAGATTTCCATCAAAAATGTCACACCAGCAAGAACCACCATTTATATGGAGTTTGATGTGGTTGACCCGAAAGAAGAAATCACCGAAGATGGGATTACTGTGGTCTTATATTACTTAGGTAATGAAGTCACTCGTAAGGCACCAACCTATGCTAATGATTTGACATCGATTATTTTTGAAGGCTTATCTGTTGGTTACAAATACACATTCAGTGTGTTCGCAACCTATGGTGGGAAAGCCCATAAGATGGCTTCCGGTGAAGCAACCACAACCACAGAAGGTGGTAGTGCAACCGAACCGAAACTCATTTCAACCATTCAAGATTTCCTCAACATTCCTAACGATTTAACGGCGTTCTATCGCTTAGAAAATGACTTGGATTTTGAAGACGCAGCATTCCAAAACCCATTTGGTTCAAAACAATTCGCAGGGACTTTTGATGGTAATAATAAAACCATTAAAAACTTGAAAATGGATTTAACCACCACCTATATCGGCTTGTTTGGATATAACCGTGGCACCATTAAGAATTTAACCGTTGAAAATGTCATTGTCGATTTTAAAACCAGCACCCAAAATATCGGGATCATCGCTGGTAAAAATGCCGGTCTCATTGAAAACGTTACTTTAAAGAATTCCAGCATCGCGGCTGCGTTCTCTAGAACCGGCCAAATCTATATTGGCGGGATTACCGGTTTATCAGAAACGGGTGGTAAACTCACCGATATCACCATTGAAAATGTCGATTTAAACTTAGCCATCACAGGTCGTACAGAACCACACGCAGGTCTCTTAGTCGGTAGAGCACAAGCGACCCAAGTGACCGATGTGAGCGCGACTGGTTCGATTGTGGTAACCGCTCAAGACGTTACCAACGTTGGTGGTTTAATCGGTAAGATTGAAAACGTGGGTTTGAGTGGTTCATCCATTACAAACGCCAGCGCAGATGTTGAAATAGAAGTCTCAGTAGACATCACCACGACGACCACAAACGATACCGCACAAGCCATTTATATTGGTGGTTTATTAGGCACATCGATTGGAACAAACGTCAATAGCGTTTATGCGAAAGGTCAAATCGATTTATTGAAAGCGTCAAATACCTCTACCAATGACCGAAATGACGATGAGTTATCGGTTGGTGGGTTGGTTGGTTTCACCACATCAGGTATCATCAATGCCTACGCAAATGTGGACATTGTTGTCGGTAGTTCAACCGAAGTAACCATCGTATCATTCGATAGAATGTTTGTAGGTGGATTAGCCGGCATCCAATTGGGTGGCGAACGCTTAGAAAAAGCAGCGTATTTGATGGGCACCATCATGGTTTATCCAGGCGAGAATACAACGTTACAAGCGTCTAAAGTGGTTGGTAACATGAACCCTACCAAGTCGGTTACCGTTGATTCCGCTGTCTTAACCATTGGTTCAGATGTGATTGTTGGACGTGTTGTTAATGTCTATGGCGATACCCCAAGTAGCACACCAAGTGCTGTTGAAGCCGTGACTTATGCAAGCTTACAAACCTATTTCACCAGCAGCTTCATTTTAGAAACCTTAATTTTCAGTGAATAAATAAGATCAATGTTACGACCAAACTCGTAACATTTTTTCTTTCCAAAAAGCCCCTCTTTAAAAATATATAAATAGATTTATATATTTGATGACTTGCATAAAAAAAACAATCCGCTATAATGACATCAAGAGGTGATTTGTCATGAGAATATCCAAGACCGGGTTTACCAACATCATTCGCTGTAGTCGTTATGGCGCACTCGAAGAAATTTACCGTAAAAAAGGTGAAGCCATTGTTACATTTTCTGAAGACATGGATGATTTGATGACCGCTGAAAATGGAATCAAAAGAGATGAACTATTAAACGATATGTATGAAGGTGATGAAGACCTCATCATGAAGGATGACCCACAACTCAACGTGATGATGCCATTCTATAACGCCATTGAAGGCTTAACTGCACAAGCGGTTAGAGCTCATTTTAGCGGTTCTTTTCAATTCAATATGCTCGATACCTACAAACAAAAACGATTTGAAATGGAAAAAGATGGGTATCACTTTTACTGTTTCTTAGACGGCTTCTTACAACAAGAAGATGGGTTCAAAATCTTCGAAACCAAAGCGACCACATCGCGTAAATACATCGATATGACCCATGATAAAGAGTCGATGTTCGCCTTTTCACCCGATGGGATCCTCATGCTGACCAAAGACTTGGGTTTTCCAACCGATGAAAAGTACGACAAGAAACTTCAAAAACTCTATGACCGTTATTCCGATGAAGGTCGATATGTGTATGACTTAGCGTTCCAACGATATGTCATCGAACACAGTAAAGACGCACCTACAGGCAAACAAGGGTACTACTTAGCTGTGTTAAACAAAGACTACATTTTCGATGGTAAATACGATGAAAACAACAAACCAGTGTATGGCTCAGACATCATTGTTTTGGTAGATTTCACCAGCATTACAGAACGCTATATGCCCATCATTGAAGCGGATATGAATACCGTCATAAGCTATTTAAACCATATGAATGCGAACCCGGTAGATATCGGTAAACACTGTCAACGTAAAGACCGAAAACAATGTCAATTTTACAATATATGTTGGTCCAAAGTCCCTGAGAAGAATAGCATTCTTACCTACCTCAATAATCATAATGGATTTACCGACGAATACGGTGAAAAAAGAGACCGTTTTGAGCTGATTAATGAAGGGATAGTCAATGCCTTAGACATCCCTGAATCGTGGCTAAAACGGGAAAATAACGTCATTCAAAGACGTGTCATTGAATCACATGAGCCGTATTATAATTTTAGAAAAATCAGAGAAGGTATTCTAGAGCTCAGGTACCCGATTTATCATCTAGACTTTGAATCATTCCCTTGTCCATTACCACGATTTAAAGGGGAAGGTCCTTACATGCAATCCCTATTTCAATTCTCGATTCACGTCGAACATGAACCCAATGTATGTGATAAAAATGAAGACAACTATTCGTTTTTAGCTAGCGACCACAGTGACCAAAGAGAGGCTTTGATTCAAGCGATGATCGATGTCATCAAACCCGATGGTGGTTCTGTTCTGGTCTACAATATCGCATTTGAAAAAACCCGCATTCATGAGCTAGCAAGGCTCTTTCCAGCTTACAAAGATCGCTTGATTGACATCGCTGACCGGTTATTCGATTTAATGGATATTGTTAAAGGCAATACCAAACTATACAAGAACTTAGGCTATGACGAAGAAGAAGCGAAGAAAATCAATTACTATCACAATGATTTAAATGGCTCTTATTCGATTAAAAAAGTCCTACCATTGTTCTCAAACTTAACCTACAAGGGCATGCCTGTAGCGAATGGTAATGACGCGATTGTTCAGTATGCGCAATTACCTTTATATGACCCGCAAACCAAGGAAAGGGTCCGAAGAGACATGCTCGAATACTGTAAACAAGATACGTGGGCCATGGTCGAAATCTTACAACAATTACGGACGATTGCTTCCGTTAGGTAATCCCTATATAAAGGGATTGTCTAATGATTTGTAAGGGTCAATGCTTGTAATTATTTACATTTTCTACTATAATTTATCTAATGAGGTGAAACCTTGAATATATATAACTCGCTTTCGGGTAAAGAAGAAGTCTTTACACCCGAAAAACCCAATCAAATTTCCATGTATGTGTGCGGTCCAACCGTATACAACTATATTCATATCGGCAACGCAAGACCTGTTGTCTTTTTCGATGTTGTTAAACGCTATTTTACATACTTAGGCTATAAAGTGACCTATGTTTCTAACATTACCGATGTTGATGACAAAATCATCGATGAGGCACAAAAGTTAAACATCGATGAAAAAGTATTAACACAAACCTTCACTGAAGCGTTCATTAAAGATACACTTGCGCTTGGCAGTGACTTACCAGATTTGATGCCTAAGGCTACTAACTACATCACAGACATGATTTTTTACATCAATGATTTGATTGAAAAAGGTTATGCCTACCATAATGGTGATTCCGTATACTTCCGTGTTCAAAAAATCGGAAATTATGGTGCTTTATCGAAACAGATCTTAGAAAACCTCAACGTTGGTGCGAGAATCGATGTCGATAGTCAAAAAGAAACCCCGTTTGATTTTACCTTATGGAAACAAACCAATGTGGGGGTAGCTTTTGAGTCCCCATGGGGTAAAGGTAGACCAGGTTGGCATACCGAATGTGCCGTGATGAACCATTCGATTTTTAACCATAAAATCGACATCCACGGTGGTGGCTCGGATTTAAAATTCCCACACCATGAAAACGAAATGGCACAAAGTTGTGCTCATGATAACCATGAATTAGCCAATACTTGGATGCATGTCGGTAGGCTCGATTTTGGCAATGAAAAGATGAGTAAATCGATTGGTAACATCATTTTAGTGAAGGATTTACTAGAAAATTATGAGTACCAATCCTTTAGATTACTGTTGTTATCACATCACTACCGTCAACCCATCAATTATTCAGATGACTTGATGAAACAATTTGATAACGAGTGGCAACGCATCAAACGTGCCATGAAACAAGCGTTTGTCGATATTTCTATCCAACGCTATAACACCATTGAAGTTCATTTGGATGCGTTAGAAAAATTCCGTCAAGCGATGGAAGATGATTTCAATATATCGAATGTCATGACGGTGGTTTATGAATCACTGAAAGCCATGAACCGCTCGAAAGAAGTCAAAGAAATTGCGAGATATTACCATACCATTTCATTGATTTTATCTGTATTGGGCATCAAGTTGGATTTGATGCCACTATCGGATGAACAAATCGAACGTTACCAAGCGTGGCAACAAGCACGAGCAGAAAAACGTTATAGTGACGCGGATCGAATCCGTATGGAACTCGTTGAATTGGGATTGCTGTAATGGAAGCTCATTTAATCAACGGGGTTGCTTTAGCGTATATTGGGGATGCATACTACGAATTACGCATTCGAAAACATTTATTATCCCTTGGCATCACCAAGGTCAACGAATTACATAAATCAGCCATCAAATTTACTGCAGGTGCCGTTCAAGCAACCTTGATGGATGCGTTCATTGAACGTGAATTACTCACAGAAACCGAAATTAGCTATTTTAAAAAAGGTCGTAATGCCTCTGGACCAGGTCGAAAAAACATCGACATGGCGACCTACCATAAATCCACAGGATTTGAATCCATGATGGGGTATTTATACTTAACAGACATTGCGCGTTGTGACGCGCTGATAGACCAAGCCATACAAATTTTGACAGAAAAGGTGTGATTCCATTGGAAGACATTAAACCGATTAAAAAGTCTAAAAAGGAACTGAAAAATGTGGTAGAGATTGAGCGTATCAACCCTGAAATTGAACAAGGGTTAACGTATCAACAAGTCGAAGAACGCATTTTGGCAGGCTTATCCAATAAAGTCTCGTCAGGTTCGACCAAAACTGTACCATCCATCGTAATTTCGAACATCATGACGTTGTTCAACCTCATGAATATTGGGATTGCTACATGGTTAATCACTGTAGGTGCTTTTAAGGACCTGTTTTTCATTGTGATTGTTTCGTTAAACGTCGGCATTGGGATTTTCCAAGAAATCAGAGCGAAGAAAACCATCGATAAATTATCGTTGTTATCCGCTCCAACCGGTGTGGTTATCCGCGATGGTGAAGAACAAGAAATCATGATTTCTGATTTGGTTATAGATGATTTAATGAAACTAGCCACCGGTAAACAGATCAGTGCCGATTCTGTGGTTAGAGAAGGTCAAATTGAAGTCAATGAGTCCTTACTGACTGGTGAGTCCGATCCAATTGTTAAAAAAGTTGGGGATGAGCTATTCTCAGGATCATTCGTAGTTTCAGGACACTGTGTCGCACAAGTAACGAAAATCGGTAAAGAGTCTTACATTGAAAATCTTGCAAAACAAGCAAAGAAATACCGTAAACCAAAATCCGACCTATTGAAGTCGTTGAGAAATATCATTCGTACCGTTGGGTTCTTAATTATCCCAATCGGTGGAACCTTATTCTACATGCAAATCCATGGTGGCGCTGCCTACAATGACGCGGTTAGAGGCGTCGCGGGCGCCGTCATAGGTATGATTCCTTCGGGATTGTTCCTATTAACCTCCGTAACCTTAGCGGTTGGGGTCTTAAGACTCGCTCAAAACAACACCTTGGTTCAAGAGTTGTATTGTATTGAAATGCTCGCTCGTATCGATACCCTCTGTTTAGACAAAACCGGTACCATCACCGATGGCACTATGGCGGTTAAGTCGGTCATTGAATATGTCAATCCTTCAGGGTTGCCAATCAAAAAAGCAATCCCAACCATGATGGCGTCACTGGAAGAAAAGAACTTAACCTCAGAAGCCCTTGAACAAAAATTTGGTACGACAAAACGCATTAAAACCAAAGCAGTGATTCCATTCTCAAGTGCACGTAAACTCTCAGCAGTTGAATTTGAAAAATATGGCACATTCGCCTTAGGTGCACCTGAATTTGTCTTAAAAAAGGATGCTTATGCAGATGTCGCAGCTGACGTGGAAAAGAACGCCAAAGAAGGCTATCGCGTCATTGCGATTGCCCATTCGGCTCAATCCATCGATGGCGATAAACTCCCATCAGATATCAAAGCGATTGGTCTAGTGGTCATTGAAGATACCATTCGCCCTGACGCGATTGTTACCATTGAATATTTTAAAACCCACAATGTGGACGTGAAGGTCATCTCCGGGGATAACCCAATGACGGTCGCACACATTTCTAAACGTGCCGGTATTGAAGATGCCGACAAGTTCATCAGTTTAGAGGGTGTTTCGGATAAAGATGTCATTCGTTATGCGGATAAATATACAGTCTTTGGTCGTGTATCGCCAACCCAAAAGAAATTATTAATCGAATCCCTAAAACGCAGCGGTCGAACCGTCGCCATGACCGGTGATGGTGTTAACGATATTTTAGCCCTTAAAGAAGCCGATACATCCATCGCGATGGCGTCCGGTTCTGAAGCGGCTCGTAACGTATCACACTTGGTTTTGATGGACTCGAATTTCTCATCCATGCCTAAAGTCGTGAATGAAGGCCGTAGGGTCATCAACAACGTTCAAAGGGTTGCCATCTTGTTCTTAACCAAAACCATTTTCTCATTCATGTTATCGATGGTTGCGATTCTATCGAGAGGTATTTATCCGATTACCCCATCACAATTATCGATGATCGACTTCCTCGTTATTGGTCTACCATCGTTCTTCTTAGCGTTAGAACCAAACACCAACCAAGTCAAAGGTCGTTTCTTACTCAACGTCTTGAAGCGCGCATTACCTGGTGCACTGGTGGTAGTCATCAACGTTTTAATCATCTTCGCACTAACGCCGATCTTACAAATCGATAAGACCCAATCATCAACCCTTATTGTCATCTCTGCCACCTTTACAGCGATGATGGTATTGTTACGTGTTTTAAAACCGATGAACATGGTTCGTACGATTTTATTTGGCGTGATGTTTACAGCGTTTATCGCAGCGACGATTTTCGCCCCTGATTTCTTTGAATTCAATTCCTTCTTTAGGGATTATTATTCATCTTCAACAGGCGCACTCGTGCCAAGATTACCAGTTGAACACATATTGTTATTGATTGTTTTGGTTCAAACCGCTTATCCAGCGATGGGCATCATCGCGAACATTCCAGGATACATTTCCAAAGCCATCAAGTTTGTTTTGATGAAATTATCCAGCATTTAAAAAAGTAATTTTTCTTGGAGAGAGGGTATATATCATATGATTATCTATGGAAAAAACACAGTTAAAGAGGCCATTCTCGCCAAAAGACCCATCTATCAAGTATGGATTGATGAAAAGAAAACAGATTTCAAATGGGTGCCTTTTTTGAATGAGCATCACATTAAATACCAATTGGTTTCCAAACACCAATTGAATGAAAAAACCGACAATCAAAACCATCAAGGGATTGTTGCGGATGTAAAACCTTATGACTATGCAGACTTAAATGTCTTGTTTGACGGTCAAAAGAAAAAGGTTTTAATCCTCGATCAAATTGAAGACCCACATAACTTAGGTGCTATTTTAAGAAGCGTTGAAGCGACTAAAATTGATGCTGTGATTTTGCCTAAAAATCGTAGCGTCGATATTACTGGCACGGTTGCGAAAACCGCTGTTGGGGCTTTAGAATATACCACCATCATCCAAGTAACCAACCTCACTCAAACCATTGAGAAACTCAAACAACATGGCTTTTGGGTCGTTGGTACCGATATGGTCGCTGAAAAAACCTACAAAGACATCGACACCTCTACCTCAGTAGCGGTGGTGATTGGCAATGAGGGTGAAGGTATATCTCGTTTGGTTAAACAATCATGTGACTATTTGGTCACCATCCCGATGATAGGGAAAGTTAACTCATTGAATGCCAGTGTTGCCGCGGCACTGATATTATACAAACTTGCAGATCTTTAGGAGGATTCATGTCATACAAAGCCTACAATGATTACGAACTCATTTATATGGTTCAAGATCAACAGGACATGATGGCTTTAGACATACTATTTACGAAGTACGACAAGTTTATACACAAGAAAATCAGTCAGTTTTATGTGTTTGATAGTGAGCGTGAAGATTTCTATCAAGAAGGATTGATCAGCCTTCATAAGGCGATTTTGTCCTTTAAAGACACGTACAACAAAACGTTCATGCGGTATTTTGAAACCGTTCTAGAGCGTAAATTCATCAATTTAAATCAGAAACGAAAAAGGTATCAACAAGAGATGGATAACCTCGTCAATGAAGCGAGGTATATGCCCATTTGTGTGGAAGAACAGCCTAGTGAACACTATTGTAAACAGGTATTCAAATCGGCATTAGAAGAAGCCATCTACGATGCTTATTTCAAAGAAAACCAAAAGATACCCTCGATTGCGAGAACGTATCAACTCGACCCAAAGCAAGTTTATAACGCTATTTATCGGATTAAGAAAAAGCTAACACAAACACCCTAAATGGTGTATAATATATTGACTAAGGTGATGTGTCATGTTAAAATACATGTGCACTAACCACAGAGGTGGTTTTTTTATGCGAGAAAAAGTGATTTTAATTTGTGAGGAATGTTTAAATCGTAATTACCAAACGACCAAGAATAAAGCCGTTCAAAAAGAGCGTCTTGAAATCAA is from Paracholeplasma manati and encodes:
- the cysS gene encoding cysteine--tRNA ligase, whose amino-acid sequence is MNIYNSLSGKEEVFTPEKPNQISMYVCGPTVYNYIHIGNARPVVFFDVVKRYFTYLGYKVTYVSNITDVDDKIIDEAQKLNIDEKVLTQTFTEAFIKDTLALGSDLPDLMPKATNYITDMIFYINDLIEKGYAYHNGDSVYFRVQKIGNYGALSKQILENLNVGARIDVDSQKETPFDFTLWKQTNVGVAFESPWGKGRPGWHTECAVMNHSIFNHKIDIHGGGSDLKFPHHENEMAQSCAHDNHELANTWMHVGRLDFGNEKMSKSIGNIILVKDLLENYEYQSFRLLLLSHHYRQPINYSDDLMKQFDNEWQRIKRAMKQAFVDISIQRYNTIEVHLDALEKFRQAMEDDFNISNVMTVVYESLKAMNRSKEVKEIARYYHTISLILSVLGIKLDLMPLSDEQIERYQAWQQARAEKRYSDADRIRMELVELGLL
- a CDS encoding Mini-ribonuclease 3, translated to MEAHLINGVALAYIGDAYYELRIRKHLLSLGITKVNELHKSAIKFTAGAVQATLMDAFIERELLTETEISYFKKGRNASGPGRKNIDMATYHKSTGFESMMGYLYLTDIARCDALIDQAIQILTEKV
- a CDS encoding HAD-IC family P-type ATPase — encoded protein: MEDIKPIKKSKKELKNVVEIERINPEIEQGLTYQQVEERILAGLSNKVSSGSTKTVPSIVISNIMTLFNLMNIGIATWLITVGAFKDLFFIVIVSLNVGIGIFQEIRAKKTIDKLSLLSAPTGVVIRDGEEQEIMISDLVIDDLMKLATGKQISADSVVREGQIEVNESLLTGESDPIVKKVGDELFSGSFVVSGHCVAQVTKIGKESYIENLAKQAKKYRKPKSDLLKSLRNIIRTVGFLIIPIGGTLFYMQIHGGAAYNDAVRGVAGAVIGMIPSGLFLLTSVTLAVGVLRLAQNNTLVQELYCIEMLARIDTLCLDKTGTITDGTMAVKSVIEYVNPSGLPIKKAIPTMMASLEEKNLTSEALEQKFGTTKRIKTKAVIPFSSARKLSAVEFEKYGTFALGAPEFVLKKDAYADVAADVEKNAKEGYRVIAIAHSAQSIDGDKLPSDIKAIGLVVIEDTIRPDAIVTIEYFKTHNVDVKVISGDNPMTVAHISKRAGIEDADKFISLEGVSDKDVIRYADKYTVFGRVSPTQKKLLIESLKRSGRTVAMTGDGVNDILALKEADTSIAMASGSEAARNVSHLVLMDSNFSSMPKVVNEGRRVINNVQRVAILFLTKTIFSFMLSMVAILSRGIYPITPSQLSMIDFLVIGLPSFFLALEPNTNQVKGRFLLNVLKRALPGALVVVINVLIIFALTPILQIDKTQSSTLIVISATFTAMMVLLRVLKPMNMVRTILFGVMFTAFIAATIFAPDFFEFNSFFRDYYSSSTGALVPRLPVEHILLLIVLVQTAYPAMGIIANIPGYISKAIKFVLMKLSSI
- the rlmB gene encoding 23S rRNA (guanosine(2251)-2'-O)-methyltransferase RlmB: MIIYGKNTVKEAILAKRPIYQVWIDEKKTDFKWVPFLNEHHIKYQLVSKHQLNEKTDNQNHQGIVADVKPYDYADLNVLFDGQKKKVLILDQIEDPHNLGAILRSVEATKIDAVILPKNRSVDITGTVAKTAVGALEYTTIIQVTNLTQTIEKLKQHGFWVVGTDMVAEKTYKDIDTSTSVAVVIGNEGEGISRLVKQSCDYLVTIPMIGKVNSLNASVAAALILYKLADL
- a CDS encoding sigma-70 family RNA polymerase sigma factor, translated to MSYKAYNDYELIYMVQDQQDMMALDILFTKYDKFIHKKISQFYVFDSEREDFYQEGLISLHKAILSFKDTYNKTFMRYFETVLERKFINLNQKRKRYQQEMDNLVNEARYMPICVEEQPSEHYCKQVFKSALEEAIYDAYFKENQKIPSIARTYQLDPKQVYNAIYRIKKKLTQTP
- the rpmG gene encoding 50S ribosomal protein L33 — translated: MREKVILICEECLNRNYQTTKNKAVQKERLEIKKFCVKCNKHTLHKESK